A window of the Henckelia pumila isolate YLH828 chromosome 3, ASM3356847v2, whole genome shotgun sequence genome harbors these coding sequences:
- the LOC140892266 gene encoding probable glutathione S-transferase — MAEVKVLGSWRSAFSLRVEWALKLKGVEYEFIEEDMSNKSALLVESNPVHKKIPVLIHNGKPIAESLVILEYIDETWENGPLILPKDPYDRAVARFWARFLDEKWLPAYLTACLVSGEEQAKAKGEAEESLRILDNELQGKKFFGGDFIGFVDIVGNIMANWAVVISELAGLEIITKEKFPNLCRWMDEYVHSSSVKEHLPDPEKLTESLRSRFQRTNK; from the exons ATGGCGGAAGTGAAGGTACTTGGTTCTTGGCGCAGCGCATTTAGCCTGAGAGTGGAATGGGCGCTGAAACTGAAAGGAGTAGAATATGAATTCATAGAAGAAGATATGAGCAACAAATCCGCTCTACTTGTTGAATCCAATCCAGTCCACAAAAAAATCCCTGTTTTGATACATAATGGCAAGCCTATCGCCGAGTCATTGGTGATTCTTGAATACATCGACGAAACTTGGGAAAATGGCCCCCTCATCTTGCCCAAAGATCCTTACGACCGAGCCGTGGCTCGTTTCTGGGCTAGATTCTTGGATGAGAAG TGGTTGCCAGCATACTTGACGGCTTGTTTGGTTTCAGGGGAGGAGCAAGCGAAAGCCAAGGGAGAAGCAGAAGAATCGCTTAGAATTCTTGACAATGAACTCCAAGGCAAGAAATTCTTCGGGGGAGATTTCATAGGATTTGTGGATATTGTGGGCAATATCATGGCCAATTGGGCTGTGGTTATTTCCGAATTGGCGGGACTTGAAATCATAACGAAAGAGAAGTTCCCAAATTTGTGTAGATGGATGGACGAGTACGTCCACTCCAGCTCTGTTAAGGAACATCTGCCTGATCCCGAGAAGTTGACGGAGAGTTTACGGTCTCGTTTTCAGAGAACTAATAAGTGA